TGATCTTCCCATGTCACGCCGAGCCAGGCCAGATCCTCGTAGATCGCCGCCTCGAATGCGGGTGTGCAGCGGTCGATATCGATATCCTCGATCCGCAACAGCAGCCGGCCACCGGTCGCCTCAGCCATATCCGCGTTGATCAGTGCCGAAAGGGCATGGCCGAGATGAAGATAGCCATTTGGACTGGGCGCAAAACGCAAGACTGGTTTTTGCGAAACAGGTAAAGGATGGTGATGATCGGACATGGTTTGTTTTGGCATGATTTATAGCGGGAGGAAAAGATGGCCGAGATGATGCGAATTCGCAACCAAGCGGATCTTGCCACCGGCCTTGAGGCCCTGCTGGATATCGATCCCCGGCTGCATGCCATTGCCCGCGAAGCCGGGCCTTTGCCGCTTCGGTTGACGGAACCGGGTTTCGAAGGGTTGGCCTTCATCATCGTCTCGCAGATGGTATCTCGCGCCAGCGCTGATGCGATCTGGCGGCGGCTTTGTGGGGCGATGGGAACACCTGAACCTGCCGCCTATCTGGCGCTGGGTGACGCAGCGCTTTCGCTCGGTCTTTCGCGCGCCAAGCATGCCTGCCTGAGCGGTCTGGCCTCTGCTGTCCAGGCTGGTAACATCGATCTCTTCGCCATCCTTGATCAGCCGGTGGAGACAGGCATCGCCGAGTTGACTCGGCTGCGTGGCATTGGGCTGTGGACATCGGAAGTTTATCTGATGTTTTGTGGCGGTCACGCAGATGTGTTTCCGGCAGGTGACGTGGCACTGCGGGCGGCTGTGGGGGATGGTCTTTGCCTTGCCGCGCGCCCGGACATCCGTGAAACCACCCGGATTGCACAGACCTGGCGGCCATACCGCGCCATTGCGGCACGGTTGTTCTGGGCCTTTTATGCGGCGCGTTTACGACGCGAAGCAGCGCCGGTGCCGGTCTGATGGAGAATCAGTTCACTGCTTATTTATTGGGCTTCACAATCCTGTAACAGCAAGCCTAATATAGAGGGAGCAGATGCCGAATCGATCAGGAGAACGCCTTGACGATTGCAGTTTCGCCCCAGTCCTTGCCAGCGCTTGTGCTCAACGCTGATTATAGGCCACTGAGTTATTATCCCTTGTCGTTGTGGTCCTGGCAGGACGCGATCAAGGCGGTTTTCCTTGACCGTGTGAATATCATCGCCGAATATGATCATTCGGTCTGTTCACCCAGCTTTTCCATGCGGCTTCCCAGCGTGGTCAGCCTGAAAACCTATGTGCAGCCGACCCGCAATCCTGCCTTCACACGCTTCAACGTGTTTCTGCGCGACAAGTTTCAGTGCCAGTATTGCGGCTCGCCTGACGACCTGACCTTCGATCACGTCATTCCCCGCGCCCATGGTGGGGAAACCACCTGGCAGAATGTCGTGGCGGCCTGCTCGCCGTGTAATCTGCGCAAGGGGTCGAAATTGCCGAAACAGGCCAATATGTTCCCGGCCCAGAAGCCCTATCAGCCAAGCGTGCAGGACCTGCACAACAATGGCCGGTCGTTTCCACCCAACTATCTGCATGAAAGCTGGGTGGATTATCTCTATTGGGATTCCGAATTGCAGCCTTAAGCCGTCATGCGCCGAGCGCCCCAGAAAGCGATGGCGGCGAGAACGAGGCTGGTCAGGACATTCCAGCCGGCCAGCGACACACCGAAAATCCGCAAGGCTGCTTCCGTGCAGGACGGCCCCTTGAAGCTGTTGAGCTGCGAGAGGATATCGCCGCTGCCGTTGAAGCCTGCGCCGCTGGTGGCTGAGCAGGCGCTCGGCCCTTCCCAGAAATGCCATTCGACACCTGCATGGTAAACGCCGAGACCAGCGCTGACGATCATGATCAGGCCGAGAAGCAGGATCAGGCTTTTCGTGACTTTGGCGGGTAGGTTGATGGCGGCGGCGATGACCGTCACCAGTCCGATTACGGCGCCGATATAATAGGGCTTGCGCTGCAACAGGCAAAGTTCGCAGGGAATATAGCCGCCGAGATATTCAAAGGCCAAAGCCGAGCCGACGACGCCCGCCATGCCAAGGGTCAACAGGAGGGCAGGGGCAAGACCGGGCCGGTTGGAAGAAAGCGTGGTCATGATGGTTCTCCGGACCTCGTCGTTCAATGCACAAGGAGGCGATAGGCGACGAACAGGGCGATCAGCACGATAGCGCCGACAGCAGCGATCACGCCGAGGCGTTTTTCAATGAAATGGCGGATCGGCTCGCCATAGCGACGCAGCAGCCAGGCCAGCAAGAAAAACCGGCCTCCACGCGCGACGATGGCGGTCATGATAAACAACCAGATATTCACATGGGCGACGCCCGACAGGATTGTCACCACCTTGATCGGCGGCAGATGGGCCAGGCCGGAGGTAATCAGCAGCAGCACCACCGTTTCATAGTCAACCGACAGCCGCAGCTGGTCGAAGGCATCGGCCTTGCCGTAAAACTCAAGGATTGGCCGGGCAATGCTTTCATAGGCGTAATAACCGAGAAACCAACCAGCTATGCCGCCCAAAACCGAGGTGATGGTGGCAATGGTCGCATAGCGCCAGACCTTTTCCGGCTTGGCCAACGCCATGGGCAGGAACAGCACATCGGCAGGGACAAGGAAGATCGAGCTTTCCACAAAGGAGACTGCCCCAAGCCAGGCTTCCGCGGATTTGCGGGCGGCAAGCGACATGGTCCAGTCGTAAAGGCGTCGCAGCATGATCGCTCCTTGGCTCGATGCAGAGGGTCTTTGCCATTGCGGCGCAGCATTCAAGATGACGAAAGACTGAATATCTGCCGCTCCGTCAAGTCTTTATGCGCAAAGCGCATGGGCTGTAAATGCGGCGAAAACAGTGATATTGCCGGGATGCCTAACTTTTGCGTGAAACCGGAAATTTGTAAAAAACCCGGTTGACCGACCCCCCTTCCTCCGTGTAGTTCGTCCTTCTACTCTAAGTGCCCCTTTGGCGGAATTGGTAGACGCGCCTGACTCAAAATCAGGTTCCGAGAGGAGTGCTGGTTCGATTCCGGCAAGGGGCACCATCAATATCTTTGATATATTGAAATCATTGAGAGTTTAAGGTGTTTTTGTCACATCTTTTGTCGGCCCCGGAATGCCTGGGACAATCTCGGTGTTTTTTTGTTCAGGGATGAGCTTGTCAACGGCGTTCTCGGCAGTCCTCTTCCGGTTGGCATTTTTAGTGTCGGTGACCGTTTGGGTCTTTGTCACCTAAGCATAGATCGCCATTCACCCGATCGAGCAGCAGCTTTCAAGGGCCACGAGTGCGGGCCAGACGACAGAATTGAGGGCGCCTAACCATGTTATTCCGCCACTCCGAAACCGGCCGCAGAGGTCGCGGTCTGCGCGGCGACAGCAAGCTGAGACATCACGCTTCCCGCAACATGTGACGTTTCCTCACCGAGAGCCTCAGCCAGACGGACGCGGGCATCCTCCCAGGTGGCCATAGATTTGGCCATCAACTGGAGGCCTTTGTCGGTAAGCGCCAGGCGTTTGCCGGCCCGGCCCCGCCCTCCGTGACTATGCACGAGATTGTTCCGTTCCAGGCTCTTTACGCTCCGGCTGAGAGTGGTGGCGTCGACCCCGGCGCGTGCCGCCAGTTCAGCGAGCGTTGGCTCGTGGCTACCGCCAATCCCCACCAGAAGACTGAACTGCTCTGCGGTGATCCCTAAGGGTCGAAAGCAGGCATTGTAATAGCGTGTCAAGGCCCTCGCGGCGACCCTGGCCTGGAAGGCCGGGCACTCGGTTTCGACGCGGCGATAGAAATCTGAAGTGTCTGTCATTTGCAGGTCTCGACAATCTCCGACTCACTGAATACTGTATATACAGTATTTTCGGGAGCTGCACTATGACTGCCTATGTTCACGTCAATCTGCGTATCAAAGATCCAGCCAAGCAAGCCGCATTAGCGCCGCGCTTTCAAGCCGCGTTAAAGGCAGCCGGGGGCCGTATCCTGCACTTTGGGCCGGTAGCCGAGATTCTGGAAGGGGACGTGACCCCATTGCCTATGGCTGGCATCTTCGAATTCGCCACCCTTGCCGATGCGCAGGCGTTTTATAAGTCGTCAGAATATGTGCCAATCAAGGTCGAGCGTGATGAGGCCCAGGAAGCACGTATGTTTATTGTCGACGCGAATTAGCTAGATCCGCACCTACGATCGTCCGGCCAC
This region of Agrobacterium vitis genomic DNA includes:
- a CDS encoding DNA-3-methyladenine glycosylase family protein, whose translation is MMRIRNQADLATGLEALLDIDPRLHAIAREAGPLPLRLTEPGFEGLAFIIVSQMVSRASADAIWRRLCGAMGTPEPAAYLALGDAALSLGLSRAKHACLSGLASAVQAGNIDLFAILDQPVETGIAELTRLRGIGLWTSEVYLMFCGGHADVFPAGDVALRAAVGDGLCLAARPDIRETTRIAQTWRPYRAIAARLFWAFYAARLRREAAPVPV
- a CDS encoding HNH endonuclease; the protein is MTIAVSPQSLPALVLNADYRPLSYYPLSLWSWQDAIKAVFLDRVNIIAEYDHSVCSPSFSMRLPSVVSLKTYVQPTRNPAFTRFNVFLRDKFQCQYCGSPDDLTFDHVIPRAHGGETTWQNVVAACSPCNLRKGSKLPKQANMFPAQKPYQPSVQDLHNNGRSFPPNYLHESWVDYLYWDSELQP
- a CDS encoding disulfide bond formation protein B, producing MTTLSSNRPGLAPALLLTLGMAGVVGSALAFEYLGGYIPCELCLLQRKPYYIGAVIGLVTVIAAAINLPAKVTKSLILLLGLIMIVSAGLGVYHAGVEWHFWEGPSACSATSGAGFNGSGDILSQLNSFKGPSCTEAALRIFGVSLAGWNVLTSLVLAAIAFWGARRMTA
- a CDS encoding YqaA family protein, with the translated sequence MLRRLYDWTMSLAARKSAEAWLGAVSFVESSIFLVPADVLFLPMALAKPEKVWRYATIATITSVLGGIAGWFLGYYAYESIARPILEFYGKADAFDQLRLSVDYETVVLLLITSGLAHLPPIKVVTILSGVAHVNIWLFIMTAIVARGGRFFLLAWLLRRYGEPIRHFIEKRLGVIAAVGAIVLIALFVAYRLLVH
- a CDS encoding MarR family winged helix-turn-helix transcriptional regulator, producing MTDTSDFYRRVETECPAFQARVAARALTRYYNACFRPLGITAEQFSLLVGIGGSHEPTLAELAARAGVDATTLSRSVKSLERNNLVHSHGGRGRAGKRLALTDKGLQLMAKSMATWEDARVRLAEALGEETSHVAGSVMSQLAVAAQTATSAAGFGVAE
- a CDS encoding DUF1330 domain-containing protein; translation: MTAYVHVNLRIKDPAKQAALAPRFQAALKAAGGRILHFGPVAEILEGDVTPLPMAGIFEFATLADAQAFYKSSEYVPIKVERDEAQEARMFIVDAN